The Methanolobus sp. WCC4 genome includes the window TTGTCATTCATTATTGATATGACAATTATTCAATTGACATGATAAAATAAGGGATGGATGCTTTTAAAGTTTATGCGGGCATTGCCCACATAACGCATCCATAGAAGCTTATCTCACGATCACAACAGGGACACCATTGATGTCAAGTACATCCACGGCCCTTCCTGCTGAGACGACTTCCTTCTCGATATCAACACATTCAGGATCAAGCTCAAGCATATCACCATTCACCTTAACGGTGATCTTGCCATTTGCGATCTCATCAGCGATCTTCTTCGGATTCTCCTCTGTCAGAGCATTGATGATGTCCTTTGCCTGTCCCCTGAACTTAGGACCAATGACACCCATATTGGGCTTGACATTGACAGGAACATGCTCGAAATCAGGCTCACCTGCAATAACCTCTACAGGAGAGTTGGTTGCACCCAGTACATCGGTTATGTCTGCGAGCGTGCCATATATCTCGATCTTCTCAAGGGGAGCGTTGAGTGCCATGCCATGCTCGGACTTATATCTCCTTACACTGCTGGCAATGTCCTTAATGAACTCACCTGATGCCTCGATATCAGAATTGATGAGAGACTCTGAAGACTGTGGCCATGACTGTACGTGTACACTGCCTTCACCTATACGGGAGAACATCTCCTCTGCAAAGAACGGAGCGAATGGTGCAAGCATACGGGAAAGAGCATCGATAGCAACATGCAATGTGTATCTTGCAGCCTTCTTCCCGGCTTCATCATCACCATAGAGACGTGCCTTTACAAGCTCGATATAGTTGTCCGCAAGGACATCCCATGTGAATCCTCTTACAGCTTTGAAAGTCTCATCGAACTGGTAGGCTTCCATTGAGTCCGTTACTGAACTGATAAGCCTGTTAAGGTTACTGAGCAGCCACCTGTCAACGATCTTCAGCTCGTCAACATCCATTTCGCTGTGCTCATATTCCTCAAGATGGGACATACTGAACCTGTAGATACTCCACATCTTTGCGAAGAACCGGGATGCTGAAACCACATCCTTCCAGCGGAACATCACATCGGAACCTGGTGAACCTCCAATTGCAGCCCACTGCCTGAATGAGTCAGCACTGTAATCCTTGATGACCTCTTCCGGTGAGATGACATTACCAAGTGACTTGCTCATCTTGTGTCCATCCTCACCAAGTACCATACCATTGATCAGTATGGAATCCCATGGCCTCTTGCCCTGTATCGCCATGGAACGCAGTATTGTGTAGAAAGCCCATGTCCTGATGATATCATGTCCCTGCGGACGGAGCTGTGTTGGGAGTCTCATCTCGTGGTCTGTGAGCCATCCTGATACATGGAGTGCGGTAATGGATGAGTCCATCCATGTGTCGAGAACGTCCTCTTCTGCCTCGAACTCAGTACATCCACAGTTACAGGCTTCCGGTGGCTGCTGTGTTGTCGGGTCGATAGGCATCCATTCTTCCTTTGCCACCATTACCTCGCCACAGTCCTTACAGTACCATACAGGGATCGGGGTTGCGAAAAGCCTCTGGCGGGATATACACCAGTCCCATTCCATGGTGTTGTTCCAGTTATCGAGTCTGACCTTCATGTACTCAGGTAGCCACTCGATCTCATTTGCAGCCTTTGCGATCTCTTCATTATCGATCTTTATGAACCACTGGCGTTCGGAAAGGATCTCAATAGGAGTGTCACATCTCCAGCACTTACCGACATTCTGCTCAAGTGGCTTCTGTTCGAACAGATAACCTTCTGCTTCAAGGTCATTGATGATCGCCTGCTTACATTCAGGAATGGTCATTCCTTCGTATTTACCGGCAATTGCGGTCATCAGACCGTTCTTGTCAATGGCCTTTCGTAGTGGAAGACCGTGTTCTATCCACCATCTGACATCCTGCTTGTCACCGAAGGTACAGATCATAACGACACCTGTACCAAATGCAGGATCGACATCCTTGTCGCCAATGACCTTGACATCATGACCGAAAAGAGGGACCTTTACAGTTGAGCCGAGATTCTCCTTGTAGCGGTCATCCTCAGGATTGATAGCAACAGCAACACATGCTGCAAGTAATTCCGGTCTTGATGTGGCTATCTGAAGACCATCGAAATGCAGGTAGTTGAGCTTTGTCTCCCTTGAATCGTATTCCACTTCTGCAAAGGCAATTGCTGTTTCACATCTTGGACACCAGTTCACAGGGTGCTCGGACTGGTAGAGACGGTCCATGTCATACATCTTCCTGAAAGACCTCTGGGTCTTGGAATAGTACTCAGGCTCCATTGTCACGAACTCATTGCTCCAGTCTGTGGAAAAACCGAGATTCAGCATGGTCTGTCTCATCTTCTCGATGTTACCGACTGTAAGCTCATGGCACATCCTCCTGAACTCTTCTCTTGGAACCTCGTTCTTGGTTATACCATGGATCTCCTCTACCTTTACCTCAGTAGGAAGACCGTGGCAGTCCCAGCCCTGTGGGAACATCACATTGTATCCGCACATGCGCTTGTATCTTGCAACGAAATCTATGTAACACCAGTTAAGGGAGTTACCGATATGGAAATTTCCTGTAGGATATGGAGGAGGAGTATCGATTATGTACTGGGGTCTGCTGTTATCTTTCCAGTCAAAGTGATACATGGACATATCCCATGAATCGCGCCATTTAGGCTCTATGATATGTGGGTCATATTCTTTAGGAATGGTCATTGTGACTCTCCGGTCAATGTGATCAGTTAATATTAGTATTAGGATCGGATCATAGTGGTCGTGTTTTTTATCCTAAGTGGTGTAAGATTATTTAAATTATCTGGTTAAGAACAGGATGAGATCCGGCAGGACACAAATGGAATACAGTAATGGGATGTTCCTGCGAAATTCAACATTAGAGGCTGCCCCTGCACAAAGGACCATCCTGGAGAAAGACCAATACCTGACAAAAGGTCATTGGTGTACGATAGAAAGCAAACTTTTTCCTTACGAATGGATGATAATACCACCCGGAATATATGCGTTCTTTTGCCAGGCGACGTGCAGGTGGACGAGCCGGCTGTTGGAGGGAGTATCTGGTATATCAAGTTTACTATTCCATCCTCATAAAAGACACATATACAATAAAGGCAGAATGAAGACAGTACTTCCCCATTTTCAATATTGATAGCAGGAAACCGAAAACACTTTATACAAATCTATACCATTTTAGAAAGGGGAGGCAGAGACGAGTGATCGTCGAGGTGAGGTGAACAATGATCAGGAAAGTAGCTGTTTTTGCATTTAACGGAGAAGAGATGTGTTTCATCCATTCCCTGATGAATGCACTTGACATGAAAGAGAAAGGCTATGATGTAAAACTGGTGATAGAAGGTTCTGCGACCCGTCTTGTGAAAGAAGCAGAGAATGAGAAACGACCCTTTACCAGCCTTTACGAAAAAGCAAAGGATGCAGGACTTATAGACTGTGTCTGCAGAGCATGTGCAACCAAAATGGAAAGTCTTGAAAGTGCAAAGCAGCAGGAACTACCATTATGTGATGAGATGTTCGGACACCCCAGCATGGCAAGATATATGGATGACGGCTATGAGATCATCGTGGTCTGATCACCAAAACAACAATGGAGGAATAAAATGATAAGTGAGAAGATGACAGAAGCCCTTAACGGGCAGATCAACAAAGAGATGTATTCTGCATACCTCTACATGGATATGTCAGCCCACTGTACCTATGTAGGACTTAATGGTTTTGCTAACTGGTTCATGGTACAGTACCAGGAAGAGATGAGCCATGCAATGAAGATATACAACTACATTAACGATCAGGGTGAAAAGGTCATCCTTGATGCCATCGAGAAACCACCGGAAGACTTCGGTACTCCATTGGAGATGTTCGAGGCAACATTGGAACATGAACAGTTCATAACGAAGTCCATTCATGAACTGGTAGACCTTGCAAACGAAGAAAAGGACTATGCAACCCAGATATTCCTCCAGTGGTTCGTAACAGAACAGATAGAGGAAGAAGCAAACGATAACGAACTGATAGCCAAGCTCAAACTTGTCGGAGAGGACGGAAATGGTCTTTTCATGCTGGACAAGGAACTTGAAGTAAGGACATTCAAACCTCCTGCAGAAGAGGAATGATCAATAGAAAGTAATAAAAGGTGAGAGTATGGAATTCGGTGAAATACTTAAAGGAAAGGATGTCGAAGGTAAAGAGAAGCATGTCCCTGCAATAGACATCATCAGAGAACACGGACATGCAAAGGCTGATTATGTACGTGTGATCGTAGGAAAGGAAGTACCACATCCAAACACTGTGGAGCACCATATTGCATGGGTGGAACTCTATGGCACCACCAAAGAAGGAAAGGTCGTTAACTTTGGTAAGATGACATTTGAACCAGTATACACGGAGCCTACTGCCAGTTTCCACGTAAACAACATTGACGACTTCAAGTCATTCTGTGCACTCGAATACTGCAACGTTCATGGTGTCTGGCAGAACTGCATAGAGGTTTGAGACAAATACTCGAAAATACATGTATTGTGGCATCTGTTGCCACATCTTTTTTATATGTGTTCATTTTCACCTCTACATAGTATAATACGATCCTGTGTAAAGTAAAGAGGTGAACTTCATGTTGGTACAACTTGTAGCTAAATTAACATTCCTTGCCCTGATAGCCGGGCTTTTGACATATACGCTGCTGACCTACATGGTCCCATACATGTCTACCTGAGCAATAACAAAAAAAGAAGAAGAAGAAGAAGAAGAAATTGGGGTCACTCTGATCCTTCGTAACCTATCTCTTCCTTTGTCAGATAGCATGCCGGGTCATCCGCCCAGACATTACCATAGACAGACTCCGCTCTTACGCGGAAATTGCCATTACAGACATCGAACCACTTACATCTGGCACATCTGTCAGCGTTCTCCTTGATCAGAGGCTTACGATCCTTAAGACCTGCCATAAGCTCGTCACTGGTATCCTTCCATATCTCACTGAACTTACGGTCCTTTACATTACCAAAGGAGTAATGCCTCCAGAACTGGTCAGGGTGTACTGAACCATCCCATGAGACACAACCAAAGCCGATACCTGTTGAATTGCCTCTGTTCATGTTCAGGAGTTCAAGTACCTCGGCAGCCCTTTCAGGGTCCTCTTTCAGAAGACGCAGGTAGATGTATGGACCATCACAGTGATTATCCACCGTAAGCACCTCTACCATCTTACCCTTACTATGGAGTTCCCTTGTCTTATCGATAAGAAGGTCAACTGTCTGACGACTTTCCTCAAGGGACAGATCCTCATTGATCATATCGGAACCACGGCCTGAATAGACCAGATGATAGAAACAGATACGAGGGATGTTCTCTTTTTCCATAAGGTCGAAGATCGCAGGGATGTCATGGACATTGTGCTTGTTTATCGTGAACCTGAGACCTACCTTGATACCTTCTTTCTGGCAATTGTGAAGACCCTGCATTGCCCTGTCAAAGGAACCTTCAATACCACGGAACTTATCATTCGTCTCACGCATTCCATCAATGGATATGCCAACGTAGGACAGACCGATATCCTTTAGCTTCTTTGCTATCTCCTCTGTGATCATGGTACCGTTGGTGGAGATCACAGCCCTGATACCTTTTGAGGTCGCATAGCCCGCAAGTTCAGGAAGGTCCTTCCTCATCAGCGGCTCTCCGCCTGAGAACAGGATAACGGGTGTTCCGAAATCAGCAAGGTCATCTATGAGCGCCTTACCCTCCTCCAGGGTTAGCTCATTATCGTACTCAATATCCTTTGAATGCGCATAACAGTGAACACAGCGAAGGTTGCAGCGCTTGGTCACATTCCAGACTACAACGGGTTTTTTATCTTTTGAGAACTGGAGCAGGTGGGATGGGAGTTTCTTTGAATCACGCCCATAACGAAGAGCATCAGAAGGCTCCACGGTCCTGCAATAGAGTTTTGAAATTCCTATCATGATCGGGACTCCGAAATAAAAGAATAGAAGCAATATGTAAAACTTGTTTTAGTATATGCGAACACCTATACCATCATCCTATATTATACTATGGTAGACAGGTAAATAATACTAAAATAGATATTAAAAGAGATGGTGAAGGAATGCTCATTCAAGCAATTCCTGAACCTTTTTGAGAATATCCTCGAATGTGAACTTACCGGGTGTCACTGATACATTGACCCCGAAACTCTCGATAGTCCGGGCTGTCGGGATGCCTATTGCAGCAACAATAGAGTTGTTCATGACCTCAATTACCTCTTCTTTTGAGGACTGTTCCATAGCATATTCGAAGAAATTACGCACCATCATTGAACTTGTGAATGCGAAAACATCGATCTCACCGGCAAGCGCTCTGGAAATAAATTCTTTCTGTTCCTTTCCTTCGGGTTTTGTCAGTGTGTAGACATTGGTCTCATGCACCTCGGCACCGCATTCCTTCAGACCCTTGAGGAGAAGAGGAGAACCGTAGGAGCTTCTGGCAGTGTCAATTATCTTGCCCTTTATATCAGGACAGAGGAATTCAACTATTCCTTCTGAACTATAGACTCCGGGCATTCCGAGCACGTTGATGCCCAGTTCCTCCAGGGCCTTGCTGGTCGTAGGACCGATGGAGATCACCTTTGTGGCATTGAGGGCATCAATGAAAGCATCCCTGTCCTCGATCTTGTCCAGAGTGAAGTCAATACCATTTGCACTTGTAAAGATAACATAGTCAGGAACCCCTGACATGACCCTCTCAACAAACCCATCGAAGTATTCGTCCTTCATATCTGCAAGCTCGATCATGGGAACCGCAAGGGGGGAAAAGCCCATCTTCTTTGCCAGTGCAACTGAATCGTCCAGATAGCGTTCCGGACGCATGATCGCAAGTACGGGTTCTTTGACTTGTTCTGCCACAGGTAACACTCCCTAATCAAAACTTGCAGGCGCCTGCTCGCCAAGTTCCTCGTGAAGTGTCACGACATCCCCTATTATTGTGATAGCAGGAGTCTTAACACCTCTTTCTTTTGCAACTTCGGCAATGTTCTCAAGAACACCAACGGTCACACGCTGATCAGGTCTTGTGCCTCTCTCGATAAGTGCCACCGGGGTCTTAGGGTCCTTTCCGAACCTCATGAGCTCACCGACATTCCTGCCGAGCATCTTGACACCCATGAATATGACAATGGTACCATCGAACTTTGCAAGGGTCTCCCAGTCAAGAGCACTTTCCTCTTTTGTGGGATCCTCATGACCTGTTATGAACGTGACCATGGAAGCATGGTCCCTGTGGGTAACTGGTATGCCTGCATATGCAGGAACAGCTACTGCGGATGTAATGCCCGGTACGACCTCGAACTCGACACCTTCGGCCATAAGTTCCTGAGCCTCTTCACCGCCACGACCGAACATGTATGGGTCTCCGCCCTTAAGGCGCACTACATTCTTTCCTTCCTTGGCCTTCTGAACGATAACGGCATTGATCTCATCCTGAGTGAGTGTATGGTCCCCCGCATGTTTACCTGCATCGATCTTCTCCGTGCTCTGAGGAATGGAATCGATTATAGCCTTTCCCGGAAGCTGATCATACACGACAACCTCAGCAGTATCCAGCAGACGGCGTGCTTTGAGCGTTAATAGTTCCGGGTCACCCGGGCCTGAACCAACCAAATAGACTTTACCATATTTCTGGGACATGTTAGTGAGATCCTGTTTATCTTTTTTAGAATGGTAATGAACTTACCAACTTATAAATATGCATCGTCCCGAATTACGCACCAGAACAAGATAACTTTATCTGTAAAATAAAAGCAAAGCTGCTTAAGTGGAAATATAAGGAAAGTGTTGATATGCCTATCAATTTACTTTATTTAAATAAAAAGTAGTGCCGTACCTCTATTGATACCGCACCGATCCAACCCGTTAGAACCTATTTCTTGCTCAATATATAGAACAGCATTTCCTTGTTCAATTTCCCTTCACGTTCCAGTTTATTGACTATATCCTCATCAGACATTCCTTCAGACTTAAGCTCCTTTATCTTGTCAAGCAATGCAGGTGCGATACTATAGTACTCATTAATATCTTTCCTGTGGCCCCACACATCACCCTCGATAAGCTTGATATTCTGCATGGTCATGAACATCTCGATGGACTTAGAGACGGTACGCCTGTAAGAACTCGGGATCTGGATAACTTCCACTTTAGGACAGGTCTGGACAAGTGCAAATATATCCTTGTTCGATGGTCTGAATGCAAGATGGATGACCTTCTCATTTGGATTCAAATGAGGTATCTCCTCTCGCGAACTTACAACTCTTATTTTCATAAGTCTCCCTCACCTCCGATTAACTGAGAACTTATTAAAATAATGTATGTATTCACCTATTAAATAATTACCGATTTATAGCCTAAAAAAGTAAAAGGGTATTCTACTCGAATCTGGTTCTCACAGAATCAGCATGCGCCTGCAGACCTTCCTTTTCAGCCAGCGAGATGACAGGTCCTTTCAATGTCTCAAGGCCCTTCTTGCTTATTCTCTGTATGCTTGCGGATTTCATGAAATGGGCAAGGTTCAATCCGGAATATAGTCTGGCGTAACCGGCTGTAGGCAGAACGTGATTGGTACCTGATGCATAATCACCTACCGGGACCGGAGCATAGTTGCCCACGAATATGGAACCTGCATGTTCTATACCCTCAAGGACTGCATCCTCATCCTCCACCATTATCTCAAGGTGCTCCGGGGCAAACTCATTGGAAAAAGTGATGCATTCATCCATGGAATCGACTACCAGTATTGCGGCGTTCTCAAGTGAAGTATTGACGATCTCAGTCCTGAGGGTTTCCTTTGCCTGCTTCAATACCTCAGCCTTTACGTCTTCTGCAAGCTCCTCAGATGTCGTTACGATCACAGAGACCGCATTAGGATCATGTTCCGCCTGAGCGATCATATCCGATGCCGCCATCCTCGCATTACAGGAATCATCGGCAATGATAAGCACCTCGCTGGGGCCTGCCGGGAAGTCGATCTCAGCCATGTCCCTTACCTGCATCTTTGCAGAGGTTACAAAGACATTGCCCGGACCTACTATCTTGTCAACCTTCATTACAGTTTCAGTACCATAGGCCATACCGGCAACTGCCTGCACACCACCCACCTTATATACGTGGTCTGCACCAGCCACCTTTGCTGCCGCGAGCGTCAGAGGATTGACCTTCCCATCCTTGCCAGGTGGTGTGCACATGACCACGTTCTTAACGCCCGCAACCTTTGCAGGCACTATGGTCATAAGGGCCGTGGAAGGGTATGATGCCCTGCCACCCGGAACATATGCCCCCACACTCTCAAGTGCGGTGAACTTCTGCCCCAGCTCGATCCCAGGGGACACCTCAATGAACCAGATCCTCTGAGGCATCTGAGCCTCATGGAACTTCCTGATGTTAGCAGCAGCAAACTCCAGGTTTGCCAGGAGTTCAGGGTCAATGCTCTTTGCAGCCTCATCTATCTCATCCTTTGAGACCTCGATAGCTTCGATATCGGCACCATCGAACTTCCGGGTATATTCACGCAGGGCTGCATCCCCATTATGCTTTACATCATTAAGGATCCCTGCAACCGTTTCTTCAACATCTGCAAGGTCCCCGCCACCACGGCCGATCAGTTTGTTCCTTTCTTCATCGGTAAGTTCGGATAGTTTCTTGTAAAGCATGTTATTTCCCCTGAAGGTCTGTAGAATTGTGATATGATAATGTTGATCAAGAATGTATTACTAAATGATTATGAATATTTCCTGATGCTTATACCTGTTCATCATATATAACGCTTAGAACGACTCTGGCTAAATACGCATATAATTAGTAAACCACAGATGAACACAGATAGAATTACTGTTATCTGTGTGACCTGCTGAAAGAAAGTTCAGCAGGCATCCAACTCCAAAGGAGATGGATGTATCTGTGTTTATCTGCGGTTCTATCAAAATTTGATTAACTGGAATATCCTACAAAGACTTTAGAACAAAGAGCTAAAAAGAGAAAGGGTCTATTTTTCAAAGTCACTGAAAGTGCTCTGTTCTTTCTCCATCAGCGAACCCATTGTCTGTGAATTAACCTTTCCGGGCTCCTCAGACTTAATATCAAAATGAAGACCTATCTCTTTGAAGAGCTTCCGGGCAGTCTTCGGACCGATAAGTTCTGAAACCCTCTCCAGACCTGAACTCTTGATAGCATCCACAGTCTTGATATCATTATCATAAAGCTTGCGGGCACGTACACGACCGATGCCCCTTATGCTGACAAGTTCGATAAGCTCTGGGGAGGCACCGTAGTGTATCCTTTTCTCTAGAAGGGCAGTGTGACTGGAAATATCAGCATTCTCGCTGCTCATTTCTGGAGCTATCAGGCCTGAGAGCCTCGACATTGAATGCATGAGCCATTCGGCAATGTCTGCAATGGCATGTACATCACCCTCGCCGACATTGAACTTCTTCGTTATGTAGTCAAGTGTCTTCTCACCTATCCAGTCCTGTATCAGAAGGGCGGTCTTCACCTCAGCAAGGAAAAATTCATAATCGATCTCCTTTGAGCGTGGAGGTATCTCCGCAAACTCGTCGCTATGGGCAAGGACAATGTCGTTGATCACCTCATAATCACCGGACCGCATGTAGAGCTGCCTCATATCCGGTGCCTTGCAGATAAGATGCAGAAGGGTGAGGTCTGTGATATTCTGAGGCTTAGCTTTTTTCAGGCCATCGACCATGTAAGCACCTGAAAGCGGGTCGATGTAAAGTGTGGATACCAGTCTCCCGAGAGCGGTTGGAAGCAGGCTCTCATCACCTTCAAGCATTCTGTTATACCTCAGGAAATCAAGACATTCATCCACCACATCCATGATGCCCCAGGTATCGTTCTGGTGGGCGAAGAACGTTGCCTCGATGAACTCCAGAAGTCCGTCCCTTGTGGTTGCAAAACCATTCACGACGGTGGAGAGGATGTGAGTCCTCAGGGCATTTTCGGAACCCAGTTTGGACCATATGTCCTCAGCATCGGAATCGATGTAATTGTCAAAGAGTCCTGTCATCTCATTATATGACTTCGCGATGAGCACGGATTCCCCATAGGGATCAAGATGCGGCCTTCCGGCCCTGCCTGCCATCTGCTTATAATCAAGGACAGGTATCGGTTGCATACCATAATTGGGGTCGTAACGCCTGTAACTCCTGATGATGACCCTCCTTGCCGGAAGGTTCAGGCCTGCTGCAAGGGTAGGAGTGCTGGAAATCACTTTTATCTTATTGCTTCTGAAACCATCCTCTACTATCTTCCGGTGTGCTGAGTTCAGGCCTGCGTGATGGAATGCCGTGCCGTCCCTTACACACTTAGCAAGCTCATTTGATGCCTCTGTCTCACCATTCTCGATTATCTGCTCCACAAGTTCATCAAGTGCATTGCGGGTCGGTTTGTCAAGTGTCTCTGAAACCATCCTGCCTGCTCTCTTTGCAAAGGAAACACTGTTCTTGCGGCTGCTCTCAAAGACAAGACACTGCCCACCGTCCTCAAGAGTGTCCAGCAGTACATTGACAGCCTCATCCTTTGTCCTGGCCTCAATAAGTTTCTGCGAACCATGGAAATTGATGTTGCCGTTCAGATAGACACCTTCATGCAGGCTCGTAGGACGCCATTCACTGAGCACGAGCTTTGCCTTCAGCCAGTCAGCGATCTCATATGCGTTACCAACGGTTGCCGATAGAGCGATTATCTGACAATCCGGGTTAAGCTTCATGAGCTTTGTGAGCGTGACCTCAAGTGTCGGGCCCCTGTTGGCAGAATCCAGCAGGTGCACCTCGTCCACAACTATAGTGGTTATCTCTTCCATCCACGTTGTCTCGTTACGCAAAAGGGAATCGGTCTTTTCGGATGTGGCGACTATTATGTCATTGGAACCGAGCCACTCATCCCTTGATTCGAAGTCACCTGTGGAGATGCCGACCCTGACCCCACCACTTTTTATGTTAATTGATGAAAATGTCCTGAACCTATCGAACTTCTCGCTTGCCAGTGCTCGCAGAGGTACGATGTAGAGAGCTTTGCCACCGTCTGCTATGGACTTTAGCATGGCAAGCTCTGCAAGAAGCGTCTTACCCGATGCTGTGGGAATTGCAGCGAGAAGGTTGTTGCCTTCGATCAGCCCTTTTTCGATGGCTTCGGCCTGTGGCGGGTAAAGTTCTTCTATGCCGGAGTCGGTGTAGAAACGGATGATATCTTCCGGCAGATCAAGGTCTTTTATTTGCAAGGAATCTTTGGAATGCAAAGATTTCTCTTTTTTGTTTAAAGTAGGACTTGTTCGTTTATCATCTTCAACTGTCCCATGGTTTTTTTGCTTTGATTCAGCAGGTAAAACTCTTTCTTTTATAGAAGATTCGTACAATAAATCTTGTTCAACTATTTGT containing:
- a CDS encoding valine--tRNA ligase, coding for MTIPKEYDPHIIEPKWRDSWDMSMYHFDWKDNSRPQYIIDTPPPYPTGNFHIGNSLNWCYIDFVARYKRMCGYNVMFPQGWDCHGLPTEVKVEEIHGITKNEVPREEFRRMCHELTVGNIEKMRQTMLNLGFSTDWSNEFVTMEPEYYSKTQRSFRKMYDMDRLYQSEHPVNWCPRCETAIAFAEVEYDSRETKLNYLHFDGLQIATSRPELLAACVAVAINPEDDRYKENLGSTVKVPLFGHDVKVIGDKDVDPAFGTGVVMICTFGDKQDVRWWIEHGLPLRKAIDKNGLMTAIAGKYEGMTIPECKQAIINDLEAEGYLFEQKPLEQNVGKCWRCDTPIEILSERQWFIKIDNEEIAKAANEIEWLPEYMKVRLDNWNNTMEWDWCISRQRLFATPIPVWYCKDCGEVMVAKEEWMPIDPTTQQPPEACNCGCTEFEAEEDVLDTWMDSSITALHVSGWLTDHEMRLPTQLRPQGHDIIRTWAFYTILRSMAIQGKRPWDSILINGMVLGEDGHKMSKSLGNVISPEEVIKDYSADSFRQWAAIGGSPGSDVMFRWKDVVSASRFFAKMWSIYRFSMSHLEEYEHSEMDVDELKIVDRWLLSNLNRLISSVTDSMEAYQFDETFKAVRGFTWDVLADNYIELVKARLYGDDEAGKKAARYTLHVAIDALSRMLAPFAPFFAEEMFSRIGEGSVHVQSWPQSSESLINSDIEASGEFIKDIASSVRRYKSEHGMALNAPLEKIEIYGTLADITDVLGATNSPVEVIAGEPDFEHVPVNVKPNMGVIGPKFRGQAKDIINALTEENPKKIADEIANGKITVKVNGDMLELDPECVDIEKEVVSAGRAVDVLDINGVPVVIVR
- a CDS encoding DsrE family protein is translated as MIRKVAVFAFNGEEMCFIHSLMNALDMKEKGYDVKLVIEGSATRLVKEAENEKRPFTSLYEKAKDAGLIDCVCRACATKMESLESAKQQELPLCDEMFGHPSMARYMDDGYEIIVV
- a CDS encoding ferritin gives rise to the protein MISEKMTEALNGQINKEMYSAYLYMDMSAHCTYVGLNGFANWFMVQYQEEMSHAMKIYNYINDQGEKVILDAIEKPPEDFGTPLEMFEATLEHEQFITKSIHELVDLANEEKDYATQIFLQWFVTEQIEEEANDNELIAKLKLVGEDGNGLFMLDKELEVRTFKPPAEEE
- a CDS encoding desulfoferrodoxin family protein, which translates into the protein MEFGEILKGKDVEGKEKHVPAIDIIREHGHAKADYVRVIVGKEVPHPNTVEHHIAWVELYGTTKEGKVVNFGKMTFEPVYTEPTASFHVNNIDDFKSFCALEYCNVHGVWQNCIEV
- the ahbC gene encoding 12,18-didecarboxysiroheme deacetylase, coding for MIGISKLYCRTVEPSDALRYGRDSKKLPSHLLQFSKDKKPVVVWNVTKRCNLRCVHCYAHSKDIEYDNELTLEEGKALIDDLADFGTPVILFSGGEPLMRKDLPELAGYATSKGIRAVISTNGTMITEEIAKKLKDIGLSYVGISIDGMRETNDKFRGIEGSFDRAMQGLHNCQKEGIKVGLRFTINKHNVHDIPAIFDLMEKENIPRICFYHLVYSGRGSDMINEDLSLEESRQTVDLLIDKTRELHSKGKMVEVLTVDNHCDGPYIYLRLLKEDPERAAEVLELLNMNRGNSTGIGFGCVSWDGSVHPDQFWRHYSFGNVKDRKFSEIWKDTSDELMAGLKDRKPLIKENADRCARCKWFDVCNGNFRVRAESVYGNVWADDPACYLTKEEIGYEGSE
- a CDS encoding uroporphyrinogen-III synthase; translated protein: MAEQVKEPVLAIMRPERYLDDSVALAKKMGFSPLAVPMIELADMKDEYFDGFVERVMSGVPDYVIFTSANGIDFTLDKIEDRDAFIDALNATKVISIGPTTSKALEELGINVLGMPGVYSSEGIVEFLCPDIKGKIIDTARSSYGSPLLLKGLKECGAEVHETNVYTLTKPEGKEQKEFISRALAGEIDVFAFTSSMMVRNFFEYAMEQSSKEEVIEVMNNSIVAAIGIPTARTIESFGVNVSVTPGKFTFEDILKKVQELLE
- the cobA gene encoding uroporphyrinogen-III C-methyltransferase; the protein is MSQKYGKVYLVGSGPGDPELLTLKARRLLDTAEVVVYDQLPGKAIIDSIPQSTEKIDAGKHAGDHTLTQDEINAVIVQKAKEGKNVVRLKGGDPYMFGRGGEEAQELMAEGVEFEVVPGITSAVAVPAYAGIPVTHRDHASMVTFITGHEDPTKEESALDWETLAKFDGTIVIFMGVKMLGRNVGELMRFGKDPKTPVALIERGTRPDQRVTVGVLENIAEVAKERGVKTPAITIIGDVVTLHEELGEQAPASFD
- a CDS encoding DUF1699 family protein, translated to MKIRVVSSREEIPHLNPNEKVIHLAFRPSNKDIFALVQTCPKVEVIQIPSSYRRTVSKSIEMFMTMQNIKLIEGDVWGHRKDINEYYSIAPALLDKIKELKSEGMSDEDIVNKLEREGKLNKEMLFYILSKK
- the hisD gene encoding histidinol dehydrogenase codes for the protein MLYKKLSELTDEERNKLIGRGGGDLADVEETVAGILNDVKHNGDAALREYTRKFDGADIEAIEVSKDEIDEAAKSIDPELLANLEFAAANIRKFHEAQMPQRIWFIEVSPGIELGQKFTALESVGAYVPGGRASYPSTALMTIVPAKVAGVKNVVMCTPPGKDGKVNPLTLAAAKVAGADHVYKVGGVQAVAGMAYGTETVMKVDKIVGPGNVFVTSAKMQVRDMAEIDFPAGPSEVLIIADDSCNARMAASDMIAQAEHDPNAVSVIVTTSEELAEDVKAEVLKQAKETLRTEIVNTSLENAAILVVDSMDECITFSNEFAPEHLEIMVEDEDAVLEGIEHAGSIFVGNYAPVPVGDYASGTNHVLPTAGYARLYSGLNLAHFMKSASIQRISKKGLETLKGPVISLAEKEGLQAHADSVRTRFE